In a genomic window of Cyprinus carpio isolate SPL01 chromosome A10, ASM1834038v1, whole genome shotgun sequence:
- the LOC109098005 gene encoding zinc-binding protein A33-like has translation MATAGDSRGELQKELVCSICLDYFDDPVILKCGHNFCRMCILMHWEENGGDDVGYQCPECRMVFAKMSFTKNYLVKNLVDKLSDFDYLKTCRPTAPAKPVKMDGKCERHHEELKLYCHTDRKPICVVCRESRAHRHHDVAPVPEVVEDMKSELKLRLIKLNWQKSMCTRVKSTDEQAKTDVKLKKQALKEKIEDDVGALVQFLLDEKDDLLERLEVEAEATIGLIDANLKRVESEAAKVDKAITEIQNQLSDSANFESISNSYLSPCHVNLGVQASNSPPDFSEFTGPFQLIMWKKMMHVLHTMPQNLTLDLDTAHPSLAISDFDTKVEEGRVRSQEPDMPQRFTRFFGVLATAQYSSGQHYWEVDVRDKGVWYLGVTTEYSNRKGFVNLSPSAGYWSLCLQDRLYANEEDSRVPVADYWNSPRVGVFLDYDRGHVTFFDAVTMKRIYNFVTYFDEPVSPFFSPGKNDPGSRLQICHFY, from the exons ATGGCCACTGCTGGAGATTCGAGAGGAGAGCTTCAGAAGGAATTAGTCTGTTCTATTTGCCTCGATTACTTCGACGACCCCGTCATTTTAAAATGCGGCCACAATTTCTGCCGCATGTGCATTTTGATGCATTGGGAGGAAAATGGAGGCGATGATGTGGGTTACCAGTGTCCGGAGTGCAGGATG GTGTTCGCGAAAATGAGTTTCACCAAGAACTACCTGGTAAAGAACTTAGTGGATAAACTGAGCGACTTCGACTATCTGAAGACGTGTAGGCCCACAGCACCCGCGAAACCCGTGAAAATGGACGGGAAATGTGAGCGACACCACGAGGAGCTCAAACTGTACTGCCACACGGACCGGAAGCCCATCTGCGTGGTGTGTCGGGAGTCCAGAGCCCACAG ACACCATGATGTTGCTCCTGTACCCGAGGTAGTTGAAGACATGAAG AGTGAGCTGAAGCTGAGACTCATCAAGCTAAACTGGCAGAAGTCCATGTGTACGAGAGTAAAGAGCACAGACGAGCAGGCCAAAACTGATGTCAAG CTCAAAAAACAAGCCTTAAAGGAGAAGATTGAAGATGATGTCGGTGCTCTGGTTCAGTTTTTGTTGGATGAGAAGGATGATCTGCTGGAAAGGCTGGAGGTCGAAGCGGAGGCCACTATAGGGCTGATCGATGCAAACCTGAAGCGCGTGGAGAGCGAGGCAGCCAAAGTGGACAAAGCCATCACTGAAATTCAAAATCAGCTAAGTGACAGCGCTAACTTTGAG aGTATCAGTAATTCATACTTAAG CCCCTGTCATGTAAACCTCGGCGTCCAGGCCTCTAACTCTCCTCCAGATTTCTCAGAGTTCACAGGCCCATTTCAGCTCATCATGTGGAAGAAGATGATGCACGTGTTACACACAA TGCCTCAGAATCTGACTCTGGATTTAGACACTGCTCACCCCTCATTGGCTATCAGCGACTTTGACACAAAGGTGGAGGAGGGCCGCGTGCGCTCCCAGGAGCCCGACATGCCGCAGCGTTTCACCCGTTTCTTCGGGGTGCTCGCTACCGCCCAGTATTCCAGCGGGCAGCACTACTGGGAGGTGGACGTGCGGGACAAGGGGGTCTGGTATCTGGGCGTCACCACTGAGTACAGCAACCGCAAAGGTTTTGTAAACCTTTCGCCCTCTGCTGGCTACTGGAGCCTGTGTCTCCAAGACAGACTGTACGCCAACGAGGAAGACTCGCGCGTGCCTGTGGCAGACTATTGGAACTCTCCTCGTGTCGGTGTCTTCTTAGATTACGACAGGGGGCACGTTACGTTCTTCGACGCCGTCACTATGAAACGCATCTATAACTTTGTCACATACTTTGATGAGCCCGTCTCACCCTTCTTCAGCCCAGGGAAAAACGACCCGGGCAGCCGACTACAAATATGTCATTTCTACTGA